From Fusarium poae strain DAOMC 252244 chromosome Unknown contig_3, whole genome shotgun sequence, one genomic window encodes:
- a CDS encoding uncharacterized protein (TransMembrane:1 (i147-165o)) — MRKLCHWRRSRSATPIQQRETESEPANLNLAPSVGQSSSLEQTSALLFPDGVEVLINPPDADVDICFVHGLTGNRTSTWTARGQPAPWPKTLLPSELPKACILTYGYNAYVVSKSVASSHRLINHAMNLLTDLTNDRRRRNASGRPLIFVAHGLGGLICKEAILLSHNNPNRSRQDFFTQIKGVVFMGTPHKGSWIANWSRIPATALGLVKSTNKSLLEVLETNSQYLESIHGRFISMMREQREAGRQLEVACFFEELPLSTVGKVVSKESATFEGYDPITIHANHRDMVKFGSVEENGFKRVVGELTAWKPETGLATLQPESSARMGNCSVRRKHSTTEPRSHYLPFSRNKNFVGREGVIAELQRLLFTDLDSRRAALIGLGGVGKTQVALQLAHLVKNDSPSHQHCSVIWMPALSMASFEQACTRMANVLGIERGGGEDPKETFRDYLSSEEAGKWFLIIDNADNIETLHGKAQGSGGIVEFVPDCEHGYVLFTTRSREVADSVAQTNVLRLSGMDERDARALLRSSLIEKDQMQNTVLVDKLLRTLAYLPLAITQASAYMRINQLAIEEYLQLLQNTSQDMAELLSVGFRDGTHYGSAQGAVVTTWIVSFNQIRALHGEAEKLLSFSACIEPKAIPQTLLPRFGSEQSMARAIGTLCGYSFLSKRGDGDTFDMHSLVHLATQLWNKDEGYEDEIRQTTLARVAEAFPDDDWENREVWRQYLPHALRLLDNADCVESDDGCKLGYWVSRCLHVDGRVGQAVELLERVVAVQETTLAEDHPDLLASQHELARTYQVNDQIKKAVELLEHVVAVQETSLAEDHPDRLTSQHELARTYRANGQIKKAVELLEHVVAVKETTLTEDHPSRLASQHELARTYRANGQIKKAVGLLEHVVAVQETTLTEDHPSRLASQHVLAGAYQANGQIKRQ, encoded by the exons ATGAGGAAACTCTGTCACTGGCGAAGAAGCCGATCAGCAACTCCTATCCAGCAACGAGAAACAGAGAGTGAACCCGCAAATCTCAACCTTGCACCGTCGGTTGGGCAATCCAGCTCTCTCGAACAGACTTCGGCGCTTCTATTTCCAGACGGTGTCGAGGTCTTAATCAACCCCCCGGATGCCGACGTCGACATCTGTTTCGTTCATGGTTTGACAGGCAACCGCACCAGCACCTGGACGGCACGTGGGCAACCTGCACCTTGGCCGAAGACGCTCCTTCCATCCGAACTACCCAAAGCCTGCATACTCACGTATGGGTACAATGCATATGTAGTGTCAAAGTCGGTAGCATCTTCCCATAGACTCATCAATCATGCCATGAATCTTCTTACCGATCTCACAAACGACCGTCGACGTCGCAACGCCTCGGGCCGTCCCCTCATCTTCGTCGCCCATGGCCTAGGCGGCCTTATCTGCAAAGAAGCCATTCTGCTCTCTCACAATAACCCGAACCGCTCCCGTCAAGACTTCTTCACGCAAATCAAGGGCGTCGTCTTCATGGGCACACCCCACAAGGGCTCGTGGATTGCGAATTGGTCCAGAATACCTGCCACGGCTCTTGGGCTGGTCAAGTCTACCAACAAATCACTTCTCGAGGTGCTGGAAACCAACAGCCAATATCTAGAGTCAATCCATGGCAGATTCATATCCATGATGCGGGAGCAACGTGAGGCGGGAAGGCAACTCGAGGTCGCTTGCTTCTTCGAGGAGCTACCTCTGTCTACAGTTGGCAAAGTTGTGTCAAAGGAATCAGCCACATTCGAGGGCTACGATCCAATCACTATCCATGCAAATCATAGAGATATGGTTAAGTTTGGGTCTGTGGAAGAGAATGGTTTCAAAAGAGTCGTCGGAGAACTCACAGCATGGAAACCGGAAACCG GTCTAGCAACACTCCAACCAGAGAGCAGCGCTCGGATGGGTAACTGCTCTGTGAGGCGAAAGCATTCAACGACTG AGCCTAGGTCGCATTATCTGCCATTCTCGAGAAACAAGAACTTCGTAGGACGCGAAGGCGTCATCGCTGAGCTTCAGCGACTTCTTTTTACCGATCTCGATAGCCGACGAGCCGCACTTATTGGGTTGGGCGGTGTAGGCAAGACCCAGGTCGCCCTTCAACTTGCACATCTTGTGAAGAATGACAGCCCAAGTCACCAGCACTGCTCCGTCATCTGGATGCCAGCACTGAGCATGGCAAGTTTTGAGCAAGCCTGTACTAGAATGGCCAATGTATTAGGCATTGAGCGTGGTGGCGGGGAGGATCCAAAAGAAACATTCCGGGATTACCTAAGCTCAGAAGAGGCGGGAAAGTGGTTTCTTATCATCGACAATGCCGACAACATAGAGACTCTACATGGGAAGGCTCAGGGGTCAGGAGGAATCGTCGAGTTCGTTCCAGATTGTGAGCACGGATATGTTTTATTCACGACGCGATCCCGTGAAGTCGCCGATAGCGTTGCGCAGACGAATGTCCTTCGGCTATCTGGGATGGACGAGCGGGATGCTAGAGCCCTCCTTCGCAGTTCTTTAATTGAGAAAGATCAAATGCAGAATACCGTTCTGGTCGACAAGCTGCTGCGTACGCTCGCGTACCTACCGCTCGCAATCACGCAAGCATCGGCATACATGAGAATCAACCAACTCGCAATCGAGGAGTATCTCCAGCTACTTCAAAACACATCCCAGGATATGGCGGAATTGCTAAGCGTTGGATTCCGCGATGGCACACACTACGGAAGCGCCCAAGGTGCAGTTGTGACAACCTGGATTGTGTCCTTCAACCAAATCCGCGCTCTACATGGAGAGGCCGAGAAGCTGCTTTCATTCTCAGCTTGTATAGAGCCGAAAGCGATACCTCAGACCTTACTGCCCCGTTTTGGCTCTGAACAAAGCATGGCACGCGCTATCGGCACACTGTGCGGGTATAGCTTCTTGAGTAAACGAGGAGATGGTGACACGTTCGATATGCATAGTCTCGTACATCTGGCAACGCAACTATGGAACAAAGACGAGGGATATGAAGACGAAATACGTCAAACCACATTGGCACGTGTTGCTGAGGCATTTCCAGACGATGATTGGGAAAATCGTGAAGTGTGGAGGCAGTATCTGCCGCATGCGCTCAGGCTCCTTGACAATGCGGATTGTGTCGAGAGCGACGACGGATGTAAGCTGGGATACTGGGTTAGCAGATGTTTACACGTAGATGGCCGTGTAGGACAGGCAGTAGAGCTGCTAGAGCGTGTGGTTGCAGTTCAGGAGACGACACTGGCAGAGGATCACCCAGATCTACTGGCATCACAGCACGAGCTCGCAAGAACATATCAAGTCAACGAccagatcaaaaaggcagtAGAACTTCTAGAGCATGTGGTTGCAGTTCAGGAGACGTCATTGGCAGAGGATCACCCAGATCGACTGACATCACAGCACGAGCTCGCAAGAACATATAGAGCCAATGGccagatcaaaaaggcagtAGAGCTGCTAGAGCATGTGGTTGCAGTTAAAGAGACGACATTGACAGAGGATCACCCATCACGACTAGCATCACAGCACGAGCTCGCAAGGACATACAGAGCCAATGGccagatcaaaaaggcagtAGGACTGCTAGAGCATGTGGTTGCAGTTCAGGAGACGACATTGACAGAGGATCACCCATCACGACTAGCATCACAGCACGTACTTGCAGGAGCATATCAAGCCAATGGCCAGATCAAAAGGCAGTAG